The following coding sequences lie in one Vibrio aerogenes genomic window:
- a CDS encoding DUF3237 domain-containing protein, giving the protein MMKKVFEISVQVGQPVLVGQDEVSGRRQLIPILSGQLSGENINGTVLPGGVDSQVIRPDGVCELSARYAIRLDDGEGLYIENNGIRTVPDAYVDQVKNGAFIDPELYYFRTTPAFEVYSERYRWLTRHVFSCQAKRFPDRVVLEFFQL; this is encoded by the coding sequence ATGATGAAAAAAGTATTTGAAATCAGTGTTCAGGTCGGTCAACCGGTTTTAGTCGGGCAGGATGAAGTGTCCGGGCGAAGGCAGTTGATTCCGATTCTTTCTGGTCAGTTATCCGGAGAAAACATCAACGGCACGGTCTTACCCGGTGGCGTTGACAGTCAGGTCATTCGCCCGGATGGTGTCTGTGAATTATCGGCCCGGTACGCCATCCGGCTGGATGACGGCGAAGGGCTGTATATTGAAAATAACGGTATTCGTACCGTGCCTGATGCCTATGTTGATCAGGTGAAAAACGGCGCATTTATCGATCCCGAATTGTATTATTTCAGAACCACGCCCGCTTTCGAGGTCTATAGTGAGCGATATCGCTGGCTGACCCGGCACGTCTTCTCCTGTCAGGCAAAGCGCTTTCCCGATCGGGTTGTCCTTGAATTTTTTCAGCTATAA